From the Alteromonas sp. CI.11.F.A3 genome, the window AGAAAACGCAAAGCGTGAAGAAGTTCAAGTGACTGAATCTGGCCTACAATACGAAGTATTGGCTGAAGGCGATGGCGAAACGCCAACTGCAGATAGCACAGTTCGCGTTCACTACCACGGTACACTTACCTCAGGTGACGTTTTTGACAGTTCTTACGATCGTGGTCAACCGGCTGAATTCCCAGTTGGCGGCGTGATCAGAGGCTGGACTGAAGCACTACAGCTTATGAAAGTTGGTGCTAAACTACGTTTATACGTACCACACGATCTTGCGTACGGTGAACAAGGTGCTGGTGCAGCAATCGCACCTTACAGCACGTTAATTTTTGATGTTGAATTGCTTGATATCTTAGGTTAATTCACACAAAAAGGTGAGCTCTTGTGGGGGCTCACCTTTTTATTCATGTGTAGTCATGATTCACTCCACGTCATATTCAACGCCACATTTCACACTTCACTTTCCTGTCTCGGCCTTACTTATTTTCAGTTCGTAATATTGTTTCAACCCTCTGTTTCAACCCTCGCTTATTAATTTGCTTCTAGCGCAATAGTCGCTAATCACTTTTGTTTTCGTATACATTACATAGCGTTCCAAGATATTCTTTCGATATAGATTTAAAAAACCGCTTTCGAACTGCGCTACCCGTTTGTACATGTGTATCTTTTTGATGAATAAGGTGT encodes:
- a CDS encoding FKBP-type peptidyl-prolyl cis-trans isomerase, whose protein sequence is MTDTFNTVETQASYGIGFQMGQQLQSNPFEGLAIDAVVTGLKDAFAGQAPQVDNDALRDAFGEIHKRMQAEKEEASKAVIEEGVKFLEENAKREEVQVTESGLQYEVLAEGDGETPTADSTVRVHYHGTLTSGDVFDSSYDRGQPAEFPVGGVIRGWTEALQLMKVGAKLRLYVPHDLAYGEQGAGAAIAPYSTLIFDVELLDILG